One stretch of Streptomyces sp. NBC_01363 DNA includes these proteins:
- a CDS encoding HAD family hydrolase, which produces MDAMPSHPLTVGFDLDMTLLDTRPGIKAAYLALSAETGTPIDADLVVSRLGPPVDEELRNWFPADVVAATADRYREIYPTHAIAPSLALPGARESVAAIRERGGRTIVVTAKHQPSAELHMNHLGIEPDAIIGGLWAEAKGRALREHGAHIYVGDHTGDVRGARTAGALSVAVTTGPCDATELRAAGADVVLSSLTEFPAWLEGYAAR; this is translated from the coding sequence ATGGATGCCATGCCCTCGCACCCCTTGACGGTCGGCTTCGACCTCGACATGACGCTCCTGGACACCCGACCCGGTATCAAGGCCGCCTACCTGGCGCTTTCCGCCGAAACGGGGACGCCGATCGACGCCGACCTGGTGGTGAGCAGGCTCGGCCCACCGGTCGACGAGGAACTGCGGAACTGGTTCCCGGCCGACGTGGTGGCCGCGACCGCCGACCGCTACCGCGAGATCTACCCCACACACGCCATCGCCCCCAGCCTCGCGCTGCCGGGCGCCCGGGAGTCGGTCGCGGCGATCCGTGAACGGGGCGGCCGGACGATAGTCGTCACCGCCAAGCACCAGCCGAGCGCGGAACTCCACATGAACCACCTCGGCATCGAGCCCGACGCCATCATCGGCGGCCTGTGGGCCGAGGCCAAGGGCCGCGCCCTACGCGAGCACGGCGCGCACATCTACGTGGGCGACCACACCGGCGACGTACGAGGCGCCCGCACGGCCGGCGCCCTGTCGGTCGCGGTCACCACGGGCCCCTGCGACGCGACGGAACTCCGGGCGGCGGGAGCGGACGTCGTCCTGTCGTCCCTGACGGAGTTCCCGGCGTGGCTGGAGGGGTACGCGGCGCGCTGA
- a CDS encoding ABC transporter ATP-binding protein — translation MSSTPRSDTTATATATATATATGRLTARELTLAYEDRTVVDALDLDVPDGRVTVIVGPNACGKSTTLRALGRLLKPRGGAVLLDGTELSKIPTRKIAQSIGLLPQTPVAPEAITVSDLVARGRQPHQHWWQQWSEEDERAVTDAMERTDITALGDRSVDELSGGQRQRVWIAMALAQETDLLLLDEPTTYLDIAHQVEVLDLVRRLTAPAADGTHGRTVVTVLHDLNQAARYADHLVAMKAGRIVAEGRPEDIVTAGLVREVFGLEAVIVPDPVTGSPLVVPGAPWQAEPAS, via the coding sequence ATGAGTTCGACCCCCAGGTCCGACACCACGGCGACCGCGACGGCTACGGCGACGGCGACGGCGACCGGCCGGCTCACCGCGCGGGAGCTGACGCTCGCGTACGAGGACCGCACCGTCGTCGACGCGTTGGACCTCGACGTGCCGGACGGCCGGGTCACGGTCATCGTCGGCCCGAACGCCTGCGGCAAGTCGACCACCCTGCGCGCGCTCGGCCGGCTCCTCAAGCCGCGCGGCGGGGCCGTGCTCCTCGACGGCACCGAGCTGTCGAAGATCCCCACCAGGAAGATCGCCCAGTCGATCGGGCTGCTGCCGCAGACCCCGGTGGCCCCGGAGGCGATCACCGTCTCCGACCTCGTCGCCCGCGGGCGCCAGCCGCATCAGCACTGGTGGCAGCAGTGGTCGGAGGAGGACGAGCGGGCGGTGACGGACGCGATGGAGCGCACGGACATCACCGCGCTCGGCGACCGGTCCGTGGACGAGCTGTCCGGCGGCCAGCGCCAGCGGGTCTGGATCGCGATGGCGCTCGCCCAGGAGACCGATCTGCTGCTGCTCGACGAGCCGACCACGTACCTCGACATCGCGCACCAGGTGGAGGTCCTGGACCTGGTGCGCCGGCTCACCGCCCCGGCGGCGGACGGCACCCACGGCCGGACCGTCGTCACCGTGCTCCACGATCTCAACCAGGCCGCCCGGTACGCGGACCACCTGGTCGCCATGAAGGCGGGCCGGATCGTCGCCGAGGGCCGCCCCGAGGACATCGTCACGGCCGGTCTCGTACGCGAGGTCTTCGGCCTGGAAGCGGTGATCGTCCCGGACCCGGTGACCGGTTCACCGCTCGTGGTGCCGGGCGCTCCCTGGCAGGCCGAACCGGCTTCGTGA
- a CDS encoding ABC transporter substrate-binding protein, translating to MAPSTRRRGLALGALSLAGALALSACGFSESGGSASGSSDSGDARTHTVKTAMGDVKVPVHPKRVVVLDTGELDSALTLGVQPVGATHSASEDSFPSYLPASRTKGIKEVGEIANPNLETVASLKPDLILTSKVRDGDRYEQLRAIAPTVMTESTGSAWKENFQLHAEALGKQAEAKKVVADYDAHVAKVTEAIGGKEKAAATDVNFVRFVEGADIRIYGKQNYIGSILTDLGVGRPAITDKAKDGFSYDVSPEKIDLADADVVFTSTYGDPAKAGTTKTMNSGLWKGLKASKDGKVFKVDDRLWIAGIGYTAAGKILDEFQAKMTG from the coding sequence ATGGCCCCCTCCACCCGCCGGCGCGGCCTCGCTCTCGGCGCGCTCTCCCTGGCCGGCGCGCTCGCGCTCTCCGCCTGTGGATTCTCGGAGTCCGGCGGGAGCGCCAGCGGCTCCTCCGACTCCGGAGACGCCAGGACCCACACCGTCAAGACGGCCATGGGTGACGTCAAGGTCCCCGTGCACCCCAAGCGCGTCGTGGTGCTCGACACCGGTGAGCTGGACTCCGCGCTCACCCTCGGCGTGCAGCCCGTCGGCGCGACGCACTCGGCGTCGGAGGACAGCTTCCCCTCCTACCTGCCCGCGAGCCGGACGAAGGGCATCAAGGAGGTCGGCGAAATCGCCAACCCCAACCTGGAGACCGTCGCCTCGCTGAAGCCGGACCTGATCCTCACCAGCAAGGTCCGTGACGGCGACCGCTACGAGCAGCTCCGGGCCATCGCCCCCACCGTGATGACGGAGTCCACCGGAAGCGCCTGGAAGGAGAACTTCCAGCTGCACGCGGAGGCGCTCGGCAAGCAGGCCGAGGCGAAGAAGGTCGTCGCCGACTACGACGCCCATGTCGCGAAGGTGACCGAGGCGATCGGCGGCAAGGAGAAGGCCGCCGCCACCGACGTCAACTTCGTCCGCTTCGTCGAGGGCGCCGACATCCGCATCTACGGCAAGCAGAACTACATCGGCTCAATCCTCACCGACCTCGGCGTGGGCCGCCCCGCCATCACCGACAAGGCCAAGGACGGCTTCTCGTACGACGTGTCGCCCGAGAAGATCGACCTCGCGGACGCGGATGTCGTCTTCACGTCGACGTACGGCGACCCGGCGAAGGCGGGGACGACCAAGACGATGAACAGCGGCCTGTGGAAGGGGCTGAAGGCGTCCAAGGACGGGAAGGTCTTCAAGGTCGACGACCGGCTGTGGATCGCGGGCATCGGCTACACCGCCGCGGGCAAGATCCTCGACGAGTTCCAGGCGAAGATGACCGGCTGA
- a CDS encoding iron chelate uptake ABC transporter family permease subunit — MSAGTAVRVRPAGYHVVRIGARGRFLLHRRAALVATALVVLLAAVCVAYLCVGESFVAPGEVVKVVLGQPSPDELVVGTLRLPRMTVGLLVGVAFGIAGALIQTVARNPLASPDIIGISQGASALTVGAMTFGITSYTVLPYLSVIGGVAAAALVYVFAWRGGLHATRFVLIGIGFAIALRSVTTLFLTKGDYLVAQQAQIWMTGSLNGRGWSEAAPIGWTLLILLPAVLWAARAQRTVSMDDDTATALGVRLGRVRLGLVALGVILASVATGTAGPVDFVALLAPQIARRMTRTAQIPLFCSALLGAVIVVFADLLARRLFSPTELPVGVLTAAVGAPYLIWLIIRGQGGGRGRSGGTA, encoded by the coding sequence ATGAGCGCCGGGACCGCGGTACGGGTGCGGCCCGCCGGGTACCACGTCGTACGGATCGGGGCGCGGGGGCGGTTCCTGCTGCACCGGCGGGCGGCCCTGGTCGCCACCGCACTCGTCGTGCTGCTGGCCGCCGTCTGTGTCGCGTACCTCTGCGTCGGCGAGAGCTTCGTCGCGCCCGGCGAGGTCGTGAAGGTGGTCCTGGGGCAGCCGTCCCCCGACGAACTGGTCGTCGGCACGCTGCGGCTGCCGCGGATGACCGTGGGGCTGCTGGTCGGCGTGGCCTTCGGGATCGCCGGCGCGCTGATCCAGACCGTCGCCCGCAATCCGCTGGCCAGCCCCGACATCATCGGCATCAGCCAGGGCGCGAGCGCGCTCACGGTCGGCGCGATGACCTTCGGCATCACCTCGTACACCGTGCTGCCGTACCTCTCCGTCATCGGCGGGGTGGCCGCGGCGGCGCTCGTGTACGTCTTCGCCTGGCGCGGCGGGCTGCACGCCACCCGCTTCGTCCTCATCGGCATCGGCTTCGCCATCGCGCTGCGGTCGGTCACCACGCTGTTCCTGACGAAGGGCGACTACCTGGTCGCCCAGCAGGCGCAGATCTGGATGACCGGCTCGCTCAACGGCCGCGGCTGGTCCGAGGCCGCGCCGATCGGCTGGACGCTGCTGATCCTGCTGCCCGCCGTCCTGTGGGCGGCCCGCGCCCAGCGCACCGTTTCGATGGACGACGACACCGCGACCGCGCTCGGGGTGCGGCTGGGGCGGGTGCGGCTCGGGCTGGTCGCACTCGGAGTGATCCTGGCGTCCGTGGCTACCGGGACGGCCGGGCCGGTCGACTTCGTGGCGCTCCTCGCCCCGCAGATCGCCCGCCGGATGACCCGCACCGCACAGATCCCGCTGTTCTGCTCGGCGCTGCTCGGCGCGGTGATCGTGGTGTTCGCGGATCTGCTGGCGCGCAGGCTCTTCTCGCCCACCGAGCTGCCGGTGGGCGTTCTGACGGCGGCGGTCGGCGCCCCGTATCTGATCTGGCTGATCATCCGCGGTCAGGGCGGCGGTCGCGGCCGTAGTGGAGGCACAGCATGA
- a CDS encoding iron ABC transporter permease has translation MSAAAPRRSRRALATAAAVAALLVAVLLSLAVGARSIPPSEVFDALLHGGHSDNAEVIRNMRVPRTLIGLMVGAALAIAGTVLQGITRNPIADPGILGISQGASVGVVLAIAFAGIHTLTGYVWFGFAGAAIASVAVYAIASSGRGGATPVKLALGGAAINALLVSVVSAVLTTRASALDEFRFWQVGSLGGREAEVAQQIWPFVLIGTVLVLSVARGLDALALGEDVAKGLGQNVATVRIVGGVGATVLTGVGVAAAGPIAFIGLAVPHIARALVGSDHRWVLPMAALIGPVMLLVSDVIGRVLFPPSEVPAGVMTALIGVPFLVALVRRKAVPA, from the coding sequence ATGTCAGCCGCCGCTCCACGCCGCTCCAGACGCGCACTCGCGACGGCGGCGGCCGTCGCGGCGCTGCTCGTGGCGGTACTCCTCAGTCTGGCCGTGGGGGCCCGTTCCATACCCCCGTCCGAAGTGTTCGACGCCCTGCTGCACGGCGGGCACTCCGACAACGCCGAAGTCATCCGGAACATGCGCGTCCCGCGCACCCTGATCGGGCTGATGGTCGGCGCAGCGCTGGCCATCGCGGGCACGGTTCTCCAGGGCATCACCCGTAATCCCATCGCCGACCCCGGCATCCTCGGCATCAGCCAGGGCGCCTCGGTGGGTGTGGTGCTGGCCATCGCGTTCGCCGGGATCCACACCCTGACGGGGTATGTGTGGTTCGGCTTCGCGGGGGCGGCGATCGCCTCCGTCGCCGTGTACGCGATCGCGTCGAGCGGGCGCGGGGGCGCCACCCCCGTGAAGCTCGCGCTGGGCGGCGCCGCCATCAACGCGCTGCTGGTGTCGGTGGTCTCGGCGGTGCTGACGACCAGGGCGTCCGCGCTGGACGAGTTCCGCTTCTGGCAGGTCGGCTCGCTCGGCGGGCGCGAGGCCGAGGTGGCACAGCAGATCTGGCCGTTCGTGCTGATAGGGACGGTGCTCGTGCTGTCCGTCGCCCGGGGGCTCGACGCGCTGGCGCTCGGCGAGGACGTCGCGAAGGGACTCGGGCAGAACGTCGCGACGGTGCGGATCGTCGGCGGCGTCGGGGCCACGGTGCTGACCGGGGTCGGGGTCGCGGCGGCCGGGCCGATCGCGTTCATCGGGCTCGCCGTACCGCACATCGCCCGCGCGCTCGTCGGCTCCGACCACCGCTGGGTGCTGCCGATGGCGGCGCTGATCGGGCCCGTGATGCTGCTGGTGTCCGATGTGATCGGCCGCGTCCTCTTCCCGCCGAGCGAGGTTCCGGCGGGTGTGATGACGGCGCTGATCGGGGTGCCGTTCCTGGTCGCCCTCGTACGCCGGAAGGCGGTGCCCGCATGA